A single Cannabis sativa cultivar Pink pepper isolate KNU-18-1 chromosome 7, ASM2916894v1, whole genome shotgun sequence DNA region contains:
- the LOC115697759 gene encoding rop guanine nucleotide exchange factor 14 translates to MMMMMMRRRRRLACCSGEREISMDFDEHENGNEGVMTYDGLENCIRNNQTYENETDSFEDDGDDDLSCSSTKDAFGLFHSKWEMSSERPNHISLKEKNPDYSINLSEVDAMKEKFANLLLGEDVTGGCKGLTSALALSNAITNLAARVFGELWKLEPLTDERKSMWRREMDWLLSPTKYMVELVPAKQNGANGRMLEIMTPKARADIHMNLPALQKLDSMLIEALDSMVSTEFWYAECGSRAEGRSKSAPKGSKRWWLPTPQVPDSGLSDSARNKLIKQGGVVHQVFKAAKLINQSVLFEMPVPDIIGDALPKSGKASLNEDLYKLLTAESKSAEEMLKSLNLKSEHNALEVINRLEAAVFSWNERIREQGSVDSPLRASWSTFIKDPMSEVDRMELLLDQAEFLIQQLKAKYPNLPQTFLDVTKIKYGKDIGHSILEAYSRVLGNLAFSILCRIGDVMREDAASNPNASTSCFAGILLNVTNNYSSIRFDGGVKCSPHSNSSSSTATSATSNSSRSSSSSMSISSGTCESEFNSYCDTKPSPSVSSTPSRRRVWCIGREACVSVSPPNSP, encoded by the exons atgatgatgatgatgatgagaaggagaagaagacttGCATGTTGCAGCGGAGAGAGAGAAATTAGCATGGACTTTGATGAGCATGAGAATGGAAATGAGG GAGTTATGACTTATGATGGCCTTGAAAATTGCATTCGCAACAATCAAACATATGAAAATGAAACTGACTCTTTTGAggatgatggtgatgatgacTTGAGTTGTTCTTCCACAAAAGATGCTTTTGGATTATTCCATTCCAAATGGGAGATGTCATCAGAGAGGCCCAATCATATCTCTCTCAAAGAGAAGAATCCTGATTATTCCATTAATTTGTCAGAGGTGGATGCCATGAAAGAAAAATTTGCAAATCTCTTGTTGGGTGAAGACGTTACAGGAGGCTGCAAGGGCCTCACCTCTGCTTTAGCTTTGTCTAATGCTATTACAAATCTAGCAG CTAGAGTGTTTGGAGAGTTGTGGAAATTAGAACCTCTAACAGATGAAAGGAAGAGCATGTGGAGAAGGGAAATGGACTGGTTGCTATCTCCTACCAAATATATGGTTGAGTTAGTTCCAGCTAAACAAAATGGTGCCAACGGTCGGATGCTAgag ATAATGACCCCAAAAGCTCGTGCAGACATCCACATGAATCTTCCTGCACTTCAGAAGTTAGACTCTATGCTTATT GAGGCTCTTGATTCAATGGTGAGTACTGAGTTCTGGTATGCCGAATGTGGTAGCAGGGCAGAAGGAAGGAGCAAAAGTGCACCAAAGGGCAGCAAACGATGGTGGCTCCCCACACCCCAAGTGCCAGACTCTGGCCTGTCTGATTCAGCAAGGAACAAGTTAATTAAGCAGGGAGGGGTGGTTCATCAAGTATTCAAAGCAGCAAAATTAATCAATCAAAGTGTTTTGTTTGAAATGCCTGTTCCCGACATTATAGGGGATGCACTTCCCAAG TCAGGAAAAGCAAGCTTAAACGAAGATCTGTACAAGCTGTTGACAGCAGAATCAAAGTCAGCAGAGGAAATGCTCAAGTCCCTCAATTTGAAATCCGAACACAATGCCCTTGAGGTGATTAACAGGTTGGAGGCTGCTGTGTTTTCATGGAATGAGAGAATTCGGGAACAAGGAAGCGTTGATTCGCCTCTACGAGCATCATGGTCGACCTTCATAAAGGATCCCATGTCTGAGGTTGATAGGATGGAATTACTATTGGACCAAGCAGAATTCCTTATACAGCAGCTCAAGGCCAAATATCCGAACCTACCCCAAACATTTCTTGATGTTACAAAAATCAAGTATGGCAAG GATATTGGGCATTCAATCCTAGAAGCATATTCCCGAGTTCTTGGAAACTTGGCATTCAGCATACTTTGTAGAATTGGAGATGTTATGAGGGAAGATGCTGCAAGCAATCCTAATGCATCAACAAGTTGCTTTGCAGGGATATTACTCAATGTCACTAACAACTACTCATCAATAAGATTTGATGGTGGTGTAAAATGTAGTCCACATTCCAATTCTTCTTCATCAACAGCTACAAGTGCTACTAGTAACAGTAGTAGAAGTAGTAGCAGTAGCATGAGTATTAGCAGTGGTACCTGTGAATCAGAATTTAACTCCTACTGTGATACAAAACCAAGCCCATCTGTGAGCTCCACACCAAGTCGACGTCGAGTTTGGTGCATTGGTAGAGAAGCTTGTGTCAGTGTGTCCCCTCCAAACTCTCCTTGA